From the genome of Prosthecobacter fusiformis:
AACAGCCGCTTCACCGCCCCCGCCGGCCAGTGCCCCACCATTGATCCCGATTGGGAAAAACCGGAAGGCGTCCCCATCTCCGCCATCATCTTCGGCGGTCGCCGCGCCACCACCTTCCCCCTCGTCTTCCAGTCCTTTAACTGGACCCACGGCGTCTTCCTGGGAGCCAACATGGGCAGCGAGACCACCGCTGCCGCCGCCGGTGCCATTGGCAAAGTCCGCCGCGACCCCATGGCCATGCTCCCTTTCTGCGGCTATAACATGGGCGATTACTTTGCCCACTGGCTGCACATGCGCAAAAATATCAACGAACCCCCGCGCATCTTCCATGTGAACTGGTTCCGCAAAAGCAGCGAAGGCAAATTCCTCTGGCCGGGCTTTGGTGAAAACATGCGCGTCCTTGAATGGGTCGTCAAACGGTGCCGTGGCGAAGCCCGCGGCCACGAGACCGAGCTTGGGTGGATGCCTCGTTATTCAGAAGTCAACTGGGCCGGCCTCGACTACAGCCGCGAGCAGTGGAACGAACTGATGCACTTCGATCATCGCGAATTCCGTCAGGAGCTCCTCAGCACCGAGGAACTCTACCTGGACCTTTACGATGACATGCCGAAAGAGCTCTACTACCAGCGCGAGCTTCTCGCTGGCCGTGTGTAAAACCGTATGTCCGCAATGGCCTGTCGTTAGCCCCTTGTCACCAAGCGAGGCTGACGGCGGAGACGGGTGGCATTGACGTAAAAGGGGTATGAAAGAGCCGTGGCATCTAAAAGGTGGGCGACTTGCGGGAAAGAGGCCTGATGATTTGGCCTCGGGAAAGTGATTTCCCATTTGCACCCCCCGCAGGGCGTGCCACTTTCGCCGCCCTTTCCCAGCCATGGCCCTCATTGTCCAGAAATACGGCGGTACATCCGTCGGCAACCCCGAACGCATCCGTAACTGCGCCCGCCGCATCCTGGAGACGCAGCGTGCGGGGAACCAGGTCGTGGCCGTAGTCTCAGCTATGTCCGGTGTGACGGATTCGCTGATCAAACTTTCCAAGGAAGTCTCGCCTGAGCAGGAGCCGAGCGAGCGTGAAATGGATGTGCTGCTTTCCACAGGGGAGCAGACGACCATTGCGCTGACGGCCATGGCCATCAATGCACTGGGCGGCAAGGCCGTATCCCTCACAGGGGCACAGGCCGGGATATCCACCGACCGCATGCATACCAAAGCACGCATCGTGAACATCACGCCGGATGCAGTGCACAAGATGCTGGATGAAGGCAACATCGTCATGCTGGCTGGATTCCAGGGTGAAACGGCCAGCGGAGAGATCACCACACTGGGGCGCGGTGGCAGTGACCTGACCGCCATCGCGATGGCCGCAGCGATCAAAGCGGACCTCTGCCAGATCTATACGGACGTGGACGGAGTTTATACCTGCGACCCACGTGTCGTTAAGTGCGCCACAAAGATCGAAGAAATCAGCTACGATGAAATGCTGGAAATGGCCAGCAGCGGCAGCAAAGTGATGCAGAGCCGAAGTGTGGAATTTGCAAAGAAATTTGGCGTGCGTTTTGAAGTGCGCAGCAGCCTCAACAACAACCCTGGAACCCTTGTGAAAGAAGAAACCCCCGGTATGGAATCCGTCGTCGTGCGCGGCGTCAGCCTTGAGCGCAACCAGGCCAAGATCACCATTGACGATGTGCCAGACCGTCCGGGCATCTCTTCTGTGATCTTCGGTGCCATCGCCAGCGCGAATATCATGATCGACATGATCGTGCAGAACGTGTCGTTTGACGGTGAGACGGACATTTCATTCACCCTGAGTGCCGCAGACCTGCCAAAGGCGGAGAAGGCACTGCGTGATATCCTCAGCACTTTGGGTGAAAACGTTGCCCTGCGCACAGAATCCGGCGTGGCTAAGCTGAGCGTGGTCGGTATTGGCATGCGCAGCCACAGCGGTGTCGCGGCCAAGATGTTCAAAGCGCTCGCGGACGTAAGCGTAAACATCCTCATGATCTCCACCAGTGAGATCAAGACCGCAGTCATCGTTCAAGAGGCCGATATTGAGAATGCCTCCCGTGCCGTGCATACGGCCTTTGGGCTGGATGCAGCCTAAAAAAACAAGTGCGCTCATAAGCCAAACGCTGCCTTCGTGCCATGCAACCAGCAGCGCTGATGTGTGCCCTTTGGCATGCTGGCGCAGGTAGCATAGGGAGAAGATTTCACTGCTCTATTCGCTGAGGTGGCGAGTGACGTCTTTGCGTTTGGGGCCAAAGAGGTTCGGTTCTCGGTGAAGATACTTTCCTCGAACTCTTTGCTGCCTAGCGGTTCGGCCTAACGAGGCGTGTGAGAAAGCCTTCGGGTCCGAAAGGTGCTACTTTAGAACGAAACAAAAAAGCTCCAGAGGCCGGTGAAGGCGCTCTGGAGCTTTGAAGGGACCGAGTCGTTCGTGTGAACAAACTCGATGTTAGACTTAAACTTGACTGACTGACTTGACCAGCCCAACCGAGATCCGGTTAGGCCAGTTCGAGTCAGATCCTGTCACGAGTTAGTCGTTGATAAACGCGTCGAACGTGATTTGGCCCGAGTAGATCGGGGCAATTTTCAGCATCGCCGAAGTGGTGACTCCGTTGAGGGAAGGCAACAGGAAGAAACCTTGGGACTGTGTGGAGCCTTTGATCACCACGCCTTCGAAGCCCACAGTGCGGTTCAGCTTGGTATCTGTATTCGGGAACAGGATCGTGCCTTTATAAAGACCGGTTTTCGCTGTGAAGGTCAGCGTTTTGATGCTGCCTTTCACGTCGGTTGCGGGCAATATTTCGCCGGAGATCTTATTCAGACTGCTCAGTTTGAAGCTGGATTCGATAGCGGCTTCCCAATCGGAATGGATCAGATCCACATTGACCGTCACCGGGTCCGTGGTGGTCGAGGTGAGGCCAAACATCGTCTGACCGGACGCGGGGGCACTGTAGCCCTTGCCACTGACAGAGAGGCTGAGGGGAGTGTCCATACCGAAACCACCCTTGTGGTTGTACTCGCTGCTGACGGTCGATGCCTTTTTGTTCCAGTCCAGGTTGCCACTGACGTTGACATCCAGATGGGTAGGATCCACCGGGACGGGGGATTCACTCACTTCAGACGGCGGTTTCACCAAGGACACATTGCCCTGGACGGAGCCTGTCGCCTTGTAGAGATCTACATGAAGAGCAAAGGACGGACTGGTGCTCATGAAGCCCACACCCAGGGTGTTGCTACCCGTGATGATGCTGCCATCGGCCATTTTCCCGGTCCAGGTGACGATGCCGGTCTTGGAGACCGTTGCCGTCGAGTAACCGATCCCAGGGGGAGCGAGTGAAGGTTGGACGAGCGTCGGAGTGATCGTGCCAAATTCCTCTGGTTCTTCAGACTGGATCACTTGAGCGATTTTCCAAGTGTAGCTGCCTTCATAGGCAGTGGCTGGCTGGGCGGTGCTGAAGGCGGCGGGGAGGAGGGGGCCGCTGGTCTCCGCATTTTCCCCTACCACACCGGTATTTGGCGGGACGATCAGTCTGGCTGAAGTGCCAAAAAAGTTCGCACTCACTTCCAGAATCATCGGACTGGACTTCCCTTTGACGGTAATCTCGATGATGCCCTTGGGTCCCATCATCATCTCCGGGGGCTGCACATCTTTCAGGATGCCTTTGAGAGCATACGTTTTGCCGCCGTGGATGAGGCTGCCGGTGAGGCTGCCTGTGACCGTGGTGGTGAGTTTCACATAGCTGCCCAGATTCAGGTCGTCATCCGTATCCGCATTGCGCGCCAGGATGCCTTCATAGGTGTTCGCTGGGAGCACGGGGGTGACCATCCAGTCAAACGAAGCCGTCGCACTGCTGGCGGCATTGGTAACGGTGTAGATGACCTTGTAGGGTTTGTTCATTCCCTCTGTATCCAGTCCCAGGGCCGCTGTGACGGTCCCGCTGATCTTGCCTGTGGTGGCATTGATCTTCAGACCAGCAGGCAGACCTGTGGCCTTGAAGCTGGTGCCGGCCGCACTGCCACTGCTCTGGTCGGGTGCGGCGTCCACGATCACTTCGCCCACATAGGAGGAAACATTCGAAGGGGCTTCGACCCAAGGTGCAGTCATGATCGAGATCGACGTGCTGACCGCCCAGTAGCTGTAAGCCTTCCCATTCAGGGTGTAGGTCACGACACAGACGTAGTAGTTGGCATCTTGAGGTGTGAATCCCGAGATGGTCAGCTTGTTCGTTTTCGTGCCACGAATGTTATCCGTATCCTGCAGTTTTGTTTCATACAAAGCCCATTGATAGCTCAGCGTGCCGCCTTTAGGAGCGGTCACAGCTGCGGTCAGGGTGACGGTCTTACCTGGCAGTGTCAGCGTGGAGTTTGGGATAGACTGGGCGACGACGACATAGGCGTTGGCGCTGGTGGTGCTGCCGTTGGCATTGGTCGCGGTGACGGTGTAGAGGCCGGCATCGGTCAGCTTGGGAGAGGCCACGTTGAACTCAGAGGTGATGGATTCACCCTGGGAGGTCAAGACGACCTTCGTGCCCAGCTTCCACACGTATTTCGTGATGGCAGCCGTGCTGACGGCATTGGCATGCAGACTGAATGAGTTACCTGTGTTTCTGATGACGACTTCCTCTTCAATTTTCACGACAGGCTTGTCGAGTTCCGCGACGGCCGTGCCGCGAAGCTTCACGGTGTGAAGAGGTTCTTCGTTCTGGCTGATTGTCACGATGAGTTCCTTGGCTCCAGCCGTGGCAGGGGCAAAGGTAAGCGTGATCGCCTTTTCTTCACCACCTGCGATGGTTCCGGTAAAGTCACTGAGGGTGAACGCATCAGACTCAGGAGCGGAAACGCTGATGTTGTTGAGTGAACCCAGGCCGAGATTTTTCAGGCTGAGCGTGTAGGTCACGGTCGATTCAGGGAGCGGGGTCGTGGTTGGGAACTGCACAATGGTCTCCATACCGGCAACGGGGATGGCCGGATCGTTTGAATACGTACCCAGGATCACCTTTGACTCAAGCTCTGCTGTCGCTGTGTCGATGACAAACAACTCCTGGCCGACCGTTGCGCCTTTGCCAGAGAGGTAGATGCGGTCACCAATGGCGAGGACGCCCACGTCGGTATTTGCTGCCAGGGTGACACCCGGGATCTGAGTCAGCGTCTGCTTCACATCCTGTTCACCGTCTGAGATGAAGTCAATGGACTGAATGGCGAAGAGAGTCTTCAGGTCACCCTCTTGGGTGGAGAAGAAAACCGTGTTGCCCACCGTCTGGTGGAAATCCAGGCTCCCCTCCGTGCCAGCCGGACCATAGGCTGAAAGCAGCATCTGATCATAGCCATTGCGATAATAGTAGGCGCTCATCAACTGAGTGTAGCCGGATTCAAGCTTCGTGTAAAAAATCCGATCTCCCACCACAGGACCGAGCTCCATTGGGTAACTGCGATATTCGGCTACAGCCGTGCCGATCCCGGTTTGGAAACTGTTGCCATCTGTCGTCCAGAAATAAGTGGTGTTGTTAGGCTGGCTCGACTGGAAAACCACGATGCCGCTGAGGGACCGGAAGTTTTTCGGCATTTCGATGGCGTTGTTCATGGTCCGGATTTCCGTGACCGCCTGGGTCGTCGGATGGACGGAGTGGAGACGGTAAGGGTTGGTGCCAGAGATATTCTTCGCGAGGAAGAGTAACTTTGAGACCGACTCGGCCGTGATCGTGGTCATTTCGCCGATGGAATCAAAGGTGGAGCTGACGTCCGTGAAGGTCGTGCCATCGTAGCTCACCAGTTTCTGATTGCCCACAGCGCCGGATTTGAAATACAGCAGGCCTGCATTGACGGTCAGGGTGCTCGGATAGGTGCTGCCGTTTCCGACCACCTGATCCATGACCACCGTGCCTGATGGGGTGCCATCCGTGGACCACAGTTCTGAGCCATGATCGGCATCGAACGCGGCGAAGTAAACCTTGCCATTGTAGGAAACAAATTCCGTCTTCGAAGAACCTTCGAAGCCGCTGTCCGTTTCTGTCGAAATGTTTTTCAGCAGCTGGGTGCCATCGGGGGTGCCGTCGGTGATCCAGAGCTCGGTGCCATTTTCGGCATCGGTGGCGACGAAATAAGCGACCTGCTCATTGTCTTCGCCCGTGGTGAAGAAGCTGTTTGGATTCGAGGAGGCGCTGCCGACATTGATGTCCTTCAGCAGAGTGCCTTCATCGGTGCCGTTGCTGATCCACAGTTCACGACCATTGACGCCATTGTTAGCCGAGAAAAGGAGCTTGCCGTTGACGCTGGCGAAGTTGACTGGATTGGAGCCGAGTTCATTGATCGGACCCGCTTTGACCAGGGCGGTGCCTGCTTCCGTCGTGGTGCCACTGGACTTCCAGAGGGACTCCGTGCCATCTTTGGCCGCATTGAAATACACCTGAGGGCCTGCCGCCACGAGTTCAAGGTTCTCTGCCAGGTTGTAGCCCTCTGTAACGCTCTCTGCGCCTACTTTGAGGGTGGTCAATACCGTGCCTTTGGTGGCATAAATCCAGCTCGCCTCTGGACCGTGAACGGCGAAGAACGCCTGGGTGCCGTTGCTCACAGCCACTCCTAAGCCGCCCAGGGCGCCTGAGTCATAAACGAGGGCGTTTGTTTTCGTCTTCGGTGTGTAAGCCCACAGACCACCGTTGCGGCCTTCGGTGGATGAGCCAACGACCAGGAGGGTTTTGCCAAGGGGCAAAAGGTCAGAAAATTGAGAATGAATGGGTCCGGTGGTCAACTCGAAAGCCAGTGTGGTGCCTGCGAGGGTGCCGGTCGTTTCCCAGACTTCACGACCGTTCTCTGCGGTCGTTGCCAGGAAGTAACCTTTACCATCGACGGCGACG
Proteins encoded in this window:
- a CDS encoding putative Ig domain-containing protein, with the translated sequence MRSLPQRLAALSLTLGLAVASVSAVAGPFDTALVKNINLNTGPSSLNPQNLTAVGTKVFFTTATTAEGEELWVSDGTLVGTKLVKDIRPGVVGSNIHSIVANGTKVFFSADDGVNGQELWVSDGTANGTQLVVNLRQDESSAEPGSLFALGKGVAFVARSDTRNLLTLWWTDGTPLNTRSLVQVTGEYQRSSTDFQENWKVVGTYLYFVTESEEARVLYKTNGTTAGTIALKTFTNELPEPKVLGFVGTTVYFSASTVADYGRDLWKTNGTAAGTVVVKPSTAGNNFDPGPVVAVDGKGYFLATTAENGREVWETTGTLAGTTLAFELTTGPIHSQFSDLLPLGKTLLVVGSSTEGRNGGLWAYTPKTKTNALVYDSGALGGLGVAVSNGTQAFFAVHGPEASWIYATKGTVLTTLKVGAESVTEGYNLAENLELVAAGPQVYFNAAKDGTESLWKSSGTTTEAGTALVKAGPINELGSNPVNFASVNGKLLFSANNGVNGRELWISNGTDEGTLLKDINVGSASSNPNSFFTTGEDNEQVAYFVATDAENGTELWITDGTPDGTQLLKNISTETDSGFEGSSKTEFVSYNGKVYFAAFDADHGSELWSTDGTPSGTVVMDQVVGNGSTYPSTLTVNAGLLYFKSGAVGNQKLVSYDGTTFTDVSSTFDSIGEMTTITAESVSKLLFLAKNISGTNPYRLHSVHPTTQAVTEIRTMNNAIEMPKNFRSLSGIVVFQSSQPNNTTYFWTTDGNSFQTGIGTAVAEYRSYPMELGPVVGDRIFYTKLESGYTQLMSAYYYRNGYDQMLLSAYGPAGTEGSLDFHQTVGNTVFFSTQEGDLKTLFAIQSIDFISDGEQDVKQTLTQIPGVTLAANTDVGVLAIGDRIYLSGKGATVGQELFVIDTATAELESKVILGTYSNDPAIPVAGMETIVQFPTTTPLPESTVTYTLSLKNLGLGSLNNISVSAPESDAFTLSDFTGTIAGGEEKAITLTFAPATAGAKELIVTISQNEEPLHTVKLRGTAVAELDKPVVKIEEEVVIRNTGNSFSLHANAVSTAAITKYVWKLGTKVVLTSQGESITSEFNVASPKLTDAGLYTVTATNANGSTTSANAYVVVAQSIPNSTLTLPGKTVTLTAAVTAPKGGTLSYQWALYETKLQDTDNIRGTKTNKLTISGFTPQDANYYVCVVTYTLNGKAYSYWAVSTSISIMTAPWVEAPSNVSSYVGEVIVDAAPDQSSGSAAGTSFKATGLPAGLKINATTGKISGTVTAALGLDTEGMNKPYKVIYTVTNAASSATASFDWMVTPVLPANTYEGILARNADTDDDLNLGSYVKLTTTVTGSLTGSLIHGGKTYALKGILKDVQPPEMMMGPKGIIEITVKGKSSPMILEVSANFFGTSARLIVPPNTGVVGENAETSGPLLPAAFSTAQPATAYEGSYTWKIAQVIQSEEPEEFGTITPTLVQPSLAPPGIGYSTATVSKTGIVTWTGKMADGSIITGSNTLGVGFMSTSPSFALHVDLYKATGSVQGNVSLVKPPSEVSESPVPVDPTHLDVNVSGNLDWNKKASTVSSEYNHKGGFGMDTPLSLSVSGKGYSAPASGQTMFGLTSTTTDPVTVNVDLIHSDWEAAIESSFKLSSLNKISGEILPATDVKGSIKTLTFTAKTGLYKGTILFPNTDTKLNRTVGFEGVVIKGSTQSQGFFLLPSLNGVTTSAMLKIAPIYSGQITFDAFIND
- a CDS encoding aspartate kinase, which gives rise to MALIVQKYGGTSVGNPERIRNCARRILETQRAGNQVVAVVSAMSGVTDSLIKLSKEVSPEQEPSEREMDVLLSTGEQTTIALTAMAINALGGKAVSLTGAQAGISTDRMHTKARIVNITPDAVHKMLDEGNIVMLAGFQGETASGEITTLGRGGSDLTAIAMAAAIKADLCQIYTDVDGVYTCDPRVVKCATKIEEISYDEMLEMASSGSKVMQSRSVEFAKKFGVRFEVRSSLNNNPGTLVKEETPGMESVVVRGVSLERNQAKITIDDVPDRPGISSVIFGAIASANIMIDMIVQNVSFDGETDISFTLSAADLPKAEKALRDILSTLGENVALRTESGVAKLSVVGIGMRSHSGVAAKMFKALADVSVNILMISTSEIKTAVIVQEADIENASRAVHTAFGLDAA